GATGTTGGATGAGCGGTTCGCACAGCGGTGGCGGGAAATCCGCTTCGACGCGCGCAAGAAGATTGCAGCGGGGATCCGCGCTCTCGAGCGGGCAGGCCAGGTGCACAACCCTGATCCCGAAGCCATGGCCTCGGCATTGGGTTCGATGATGGACTACTTCTGTTATGTCTGGCTGATCGAAGGAGGCGAAGCGGACCGCGTGTCCCTGCCCGATGAGGTCGCGATCGAAACGATGGCGCGTGTCCTGTATCGGAGCCTGTTCGCGGAGGCCGAGCCCGATTCCGCCATGAGTGACGAACGAACCTGAGCAAGGCGACATAGGAGTTCCCTTGGTATCGATCGAACGGCGCTTCGTCTCCCTTCCTTCTCCGACCGCAGGTCGGAACGGAGCTGGCTATATGCCCACCCAGGGCATCTACCACCATGCGAAGGGGAGCCAGCCCAGGACGGCGATCATCGCTACCCACTACAACGTCGACTTCTCCGAGCACTATATGGGCGAGTTGATGGCCGCCCGGGGCTATGGGTTCCTCGGTTGGAATACCCGCTTCCGCGGGTTGGAGTACGCCTTTACCCTGGACAATGCGCTGGTGGATATCGGTGTAGGCGTGCGCTGGCTTCGGGAAGAGGCTGGCGTCGAGAGCGTCGTCCTCCTCGGGAATTCGGGCGGTGGCTCGCTCATGGCGGCCTATCAATCCCAAGCGGTCGAGCCGAATCTCGTGCCTCTCCTTGGCGCGCCCGTATCCGACGCGGCGATGGAACTCCTGCCGGGCGATTTCTACGTATCGACGAATGCGCATCCCGGGCGGCCCGAGGTGTTGACGGATTGGTTCGACCCTTCGGTCACCGACGAAACGGATCCTGCCTCGGTGGACCCGGCGCTCGACATGTACGACCCGGAGAATGGTCCGCCCTATTCCGCGGAGTTCGTGAAGCGATATCGGGCAGCCCAGGTTGCAAGGAATCATCGGATCACAGCCTGGGCGCTCGAGGAGCTGGAGCGGGTTCGAGCTGCGGGATGCCTCGATCGGGTCTTCAACCTGCACCGGGCCTGGGCAGATCCCCGCCTGCTCGATGGCTCTCTCGATCCGAATGATCGGGAAGTCGGAATCTGTTACCTCGGCCCCCCGAAGTTCTTCAACTACAGCCCCTTCGGGATCGGCAACTCGAATACCATTCGTACATGGCTCTCGATGTGGAGCCTGGAAATCTCACAATGCCGGGCGATTCCCCACCTCGAGCGGATCCGAGTGCCCTCCTTGGTCGTTCAGAGCATGGCGGATACCGGCGTCTTTCCGGTCGATGCTCATGCGCTCCACGACAATCTGGCCGCAGAAGACAAGAAGCTCGAGTTCATCCCCGGTGATCACTACTTGCAGAAGCCTGGGAATGCACGAGAGGTCGTCGGTGATCTGGTAGCCGGCTGGCTCCAGGATCGGCGCGTCTGACGCTACTGGGGTAGAGAAACGGTCTCGAGAGGGGGCTCGGGTTGGATCATTCCTCGGCGTCAGCGCTCAGGCCGGCTGACTCTGCCCAGGCTTCGAGGCCATCCACGCGTTCCAATTCGAGCTGGAAAGCCAGGTCAAGGGCATCCTTGGGGCGGGCAATCAATCCACCTGCGATCGTGGGTACTTCGACCGCGAAGGCTGTAAAGGAAGAGGCCAGGACGCCCTTCGCGTAGTGGCGGTCGTTGCCTTGGATGATTTCGACAGGGAAGGCCACCTGGAAATCCTTGCCGCCGAAGCTCAAGACGCCGGCCAGCTCGAATCGGCCGCTCGGAAGGGCCTGGCGCAATGTCTCCGCCTCGAGCGGGCTCGAGAGAAAGCGTATTTCGGGTTGCTCCTCGGCGCCGAGCAGGTCCGCAACGGCACCGTCTCGGAAACGGTTGTTCGAATCCAGGCTCTCGATCGGCAAGCTCACCGAGATCCGCGGTGCGACGTCGTCGGGTGTCGACGTGAGCGACGCCTCGACCTCGCAGCTCTTTCCAACGATACCGGTGTCGACGACGAACCACATGTCCTTGATCGTCTGATACGCGACGC
The window above is part of the bacterium genome. Proteins encoded here:
- a CDS encoding alpha/beta hydrolase, which gives rise to MGVPLVSIERRFVSLPSPTAGRNGAGYMPTQGIYHHAKGSQPRTAIIATHYNVDFSEHYMGELMAARGYGFLGWNTRFRGLEYAFTLDNALVDIGVGVRWLREEAGVESVVLLGNSGGGSLMAAYQSQAVEPNLVPLLGAPVSDAAMELLPGDFYVSTNAHPGRPEVLTDWFDPSVTDETDPASVDPALDMYDPENGPPYSAEFVKRYRAAQVARNHRITAWALEELERVRAAGCLDRVFNLHRAWADPRLLDGSLDPNDREVGICYLGPPKFFNYSPFGIGNSNTIRTWLSMWSLEISQCRAIPHLERIRVPSLVVQSMADTGVFPVDAHALHDNLAAEDKKLEFIPGDHYLQKPGNAREVVGDLVAGWLQDRRV
- a CDS encoding YceI family protein; this translates as MRLAATALFFLIVLPPMAGGAAEDETIFGSADHCVAYQTIKDMWFVVDTGIVGKSCEVEASLTSTPDDVAPRISVSLPIESLDSNNRFRDGAVADLLGAEEQPEIRFLSSPLEAETLRQALPSGRFELAGVLSFGGKDFQVAFPVEIIQGNDRHYAKGVLASSFTAFAVEVPTIAGGLIARPKDALDLAFQLELERVDGLEAWAESAGLSADAEE